The Poriferisphaera corsica DNA segment ACAATATGAATGCCTTGGCTAGCACTGATCATTGGTGAGGCTTTGGGGTCGTCGATGAGACGGAGTTGATCTGCGAATGGGCCTGTCGCATTGATGATTGCACGGGCTCTGATGTGGTATTGATTGTTGGTTTCGATGTCTGTTGCGGTAACAGCGTTGAGTATGTCGTCTTCCTTGTGGAGTTGATCGACATTCATGTAGTTGAGGGTTACGGCTCCGAGATCTTCAGCGGTTTGAGCGAGGTTGATTGCGAGGCGAGAGTCGTCGAATTGACCGTCGTAATAGATTGTGCCGCCGCGTAGTCCGTTTTGCTCCAGTGTGGGGATGCGCTCAAGGGTTTGAGATTGTGAGAGGTGTTTAGACTTACCAATTCCAAGGCGGCCGGCCATGAGGTCGTAGATTTTCATGCCGATGCCGTAGAAAGGTGCTTCCCACCAATCGTAATTTGGGACGATAAAGGGTAGGGGGTGAACGAGGTGTGGCGCGTTTTCGCAAAGGAGGCCTCGTTCTTTGAGTGCTTCTAGAACGAGAGAGAGATTGCCTTGCTGGAGGTAGCGGACGCCGCCATGCACCAGCTTGGTGCTGCGGCTAGATGTGCCTTGAGCGTAGTCGAGTCGCTCGAGGAGGAGGGTTTGGTAACCACGTGAGGCGGCATCGACGGCGCAGCCGAGTCCGGTTGCGCCGCCACCGATAACGAGGATATCCCAGATTTTATCTTTGCTTGAGATTGAGCTAAGTGAACTACCGCGATCCATAGTTATCTCCGTGTAATGACCAACCGAGGTAACCCAACCACCGGGTTACATTACGTGGACTATGTGATTAAAGAGCCTGATTAATCGTCGGCCCATTGTTTGGCACGATTGAGAGCTTTGAGCCAACGTTGACGTTTCTTGTTGGCGTCTTCTTCACTCATTTCTGGTTTGAATTCACGGTCGACGGCCCACTGGCTTTGGATTTCATCGATGTCTTTCCAGAAGCCAGTGGCTAGGCCTGCTAGGTAGGCAGCGCCGAGAGCGGTTGTTTCTTGGACTTGTGGCCTGACGACGGGGATGCCGAGGATATCTGTTTGGAGTTGCATAAGCAGGTTATTGACGGTTGCGCCGCCATCAACGCGCATTTGCGGGATGGCCATTTCTGAGTCAGACTTCATGGCATATAGGACGTCATCGACCTGGAAGCAGATTGATTCGAGTGCTGCACGGCAGATATGGTTCGCTGAGGTACCGCGTGTGATGCCGACGATGAGGCCGCGGGCGTATGGGTCCCAATGTGGTGCGCCGAGGCCTGCAAAAGCAGGAACAAGATAGACGTCACCAGAGTCTTTGACGGCTGCGGCTTTGGCTTCGATATCAGCAGAGCTTTTGATGATACCGAGCTCATCACGAAGCCATTGGACCACTGCGCCGCCGATGAAGACCGAACCTTCGAGGGCGTAGGTCGTTTTGCCGTTGATTTTCCATGCAACAGTCGTGAGGAGATTGTTTTTGGTTGTAATGGCTTGATCACCGGTATTGATAAGCATGAAGCATCCGGTGCCGTAGGTAGATTTGATCATGCCGGGTTCGATGCACATCTGACCGAAGAGGGCGGCTTGCTGATCGCCAGCGATCCCAGCAATAGGGATTTGTGAGCCGAGGTTGTTTCCGGACGTGGTGCCGTAGATTTCTGAGGATTCTTTTACGACAGGAAGTACTGAAGCAGGGATGTTGAGGATGTC contains these protein-coding regions:
- the glpK gene encoding glycerol kinase GlpK — translated: MSNKFIIALDQGTTSSRAILFDHQGKIHSVAQKEFAQHYPKAGWVEHDADEIWSSQVSVASEAIARAQLTTKDIDSIGITNQRETTVLWNRKTGKPIHNAIVWQDRRTAEFCQNLVSNGHEETFTAKTGLRLDPYFSGTKITWILDNVKGARELAEAGDLAFGTVDSWLIWNLTGGDLHITDPTNASRTLLFNIHTGEWDQELLDILNIPASVLPVVKESSEIYGTTSGNNLGSQIPIAGIAGDQQAALFGQMCIEPGMIKSTYGTGCFMLINTGDQAITTKNNLLTTVAWKINGKTTYALEGSVFIGGAVVQWLRDELGIIKSSADIEAKAAAVKDSGDVYLVPAFAGLGAPHWDPYARGLIVGITRGTSANHICRAALESICFQVDDVLYAMKSDSEMAIPQMRVDGGATVNNLLMQLQTDILGIPVVRPQVQETTALGAAYLAGLATGFWKDIDEIQSQWAVDREFKPEMSEEDANKKRQRWLKALNRAKQWADD